The DNA segment AGCGTCAGGAAGAGCAGGAAAAGGACGGGCAGCCGCATCGTCCGCCCCCTCAGCCCGGACCGTCGCCGCGGAGCGGAGCGTCGCCGCCCCGCAGTCCGGCGTAATAGAGGGACAGAGCCTGGATCTCCTCGTAGGTCAGAAGAAGGGCCGCCCGCCGCATGCTGTTCAGCGGATCGTTGTTCCGCACCCCGTTGCGCCAGAGCATGAGCTGCCCCTCGATCACGCTGGCCCATTGGCCGGCCAGATAGGGAATAGCGGGGGGAGCGCCCTCCCCTTCCTGCCCGTGGCAGGCGGCGCAGGGACGCAGGCCCCGTTGCGGATCGCCCTCCAGGGCCAGACGGCGCGCCTGCTCCAGCATCTCCGGAGGGGCCGGCGGCGGCGGCGGAAAGGGCGGGGTCTGCGCTTCGAAATAGGCGGAGACGTCCAGGATTTCGGCTTCCGTGAGGGCCATGGCGATGGGGGTCATCGCCTCGTTCGGGCGGGTTCCACGGGCATAGCCGTGCATCTGCTTGCGCAGATAGCCCGTCGGAAGGCCCGCAAGCCGCGGCACGGCGGAGGCGCCGTCCCCCTCGCCCAGGGCGCCATGGCAGTAGAGACAGGCGCCCTTGTGCCCGGCACTGCCGCCGGAGGTCATCACATACTGTCCGTTCATCAGATCGGGCTCGGTGGGTCCCCGCCCGGACGGCTCCACCTTCCCGGCAGGCGGGATCGGCGCGTGCTGCGCCAGCGACCCGGCGGCCGCCAGACCCGTGGCCAGCAGCGTCAGCCCGGCCAGGACCCGGCGGGCGGACAGGCGGACGGGCTTGCGTCGCGCGGGTGGAGGGCCGCCCATGCCGCCCTCACTCCGGCGTCGGCGGCAGGTCCGGCTGGCCGGCCACGCTGCCGGTGCGGCAGCGGTCCCGCTCCACCGCGTCGGTCAGAGCGGTGCAGGCGGCGTTCACGCCGGCCGGCTGGTCCTCCACGCCGGCCGGCTCGGTCGGGATGGGAAAGATGGAAGGGCCTTCGATGCTGGATGACTGGCTGGCGCCGACGGCGCTACGGCTGTCGGCCTGGGGCGGCGGCGGAACGGTGCGCCCGCCGGGCCGGGGGTCATCGAGGGTGTTGTCGGCGTCATCAGCCCAGCTGGTGGGCCCTGGACCCGTTTCATCGGCACGGGGGGCGACCACCGCGGGCGAGCCGGCGGTTGGCGCCGGATCGGGAGGAAGTGCGTCGGGCGCATCGCCCGCCGCCTGGGCAGACGGCAGAGGCGGACGCCGATCCTCGCCATCCTGCGCCAGGGCGGCGCCGGCGGCGAGAAACAGAGAGAGGGCGATCAGGGGGATCGGGGCGGATCGGCCCGGCATGCGTGCACCCTTTCGTCTTCGGGATAAGGGATAAACACGCAAGCTATGGAATGGTCGCAGGACCAGCCGCCCCTTTCGTCGGGATCAGCGCTCTTCGGCGTCGAATTCGGCGGTCGGCCGCTCTTCCACCAGATCGGCCACCACCTCGAAGGCGCGGGCATTGTGGTCCATCTGCGGCCGGATGGGATCGTTCTGTTCCCCGACATGGCGGAAGAACTCGGCGGCATCGCGCAGCAGCTTCGCGGCGATTTCTGCGTTGGTGGCCATGTATATTCTCCTTAAATCCAGGATATTGCCGGTGGTTGAACGCTTTTCGCGGGCGGTCAGGCCTGACCGGCGGCAAGTTTTCCGGTGGCGCGGGCGCGGGTGAGCCGGTTGCGGTCCTCGATCACGCATTCGGCGTAGCGGTCCAGTTCCGCCCCGACCTCGTCCGGAAGATCCCCGGCGCGGGCGGCGGTAAGCTGCTCCAGAAAGTCCTGCTGGGACCGTTCCAGCCCCTCCAGTATGTCGTCGGCGCCGCGGGCGCCGATGGCTACCCCGAACTCCGCCACCATGCGGCGGGCGCCGCCCAGCAGGGTTCCGGTCGCGTCGGGAGCCCCGCCGATGGCCACGACCCGCTCCTGCATGTCGCGGATCATGCTGCCGCGGCGGTCGGCCAGGGCGGCGCAGAGGGCCTTGAGGTCGGGATCTTCCAGATCCTCCTCCCCCCGTTGCAGGGCCAGATGGGTGTCTTCCGCAGCACGGATCAGATCATTCAGGGCATCCACGACGGCATCAAGGTCCATGCGCGCTCCCTCCTCCGCCGCGGCCCAGGCCGCCTTTCCGGGAATCTCCCTGGGACAACCAGAGGCGCAGGCGCGGGTTCCGTTCTCCTTTGTTCCTATGCCGGGGTGCCCCGCGCAGCCGGCCCTTGACACCCGCCGCGGCAAGGCCGACCTATCCGCCCCATGCCGCGCGACAAAGCCCCTATCCCCCGCACCCTGCGCACCCCCGCCCAGCTCGAGGCTGCCGGGCTGGTGCGGCCCGACGCCCTGCCGGAGCTGGAACGGGTGGCCGAAAGCTTCGCCGTCGCCGTCACTCCGGCCATGGCGGAGCTGATCGATCCCACCGACCCGGCCGATCCCATCGCCCGCCAGTTCGTGCCCACCGGGGCGGAGCTGGATGTCAGGCCGGAGGAGATGGACGATCCCATCGGGGACGATCCGCACAGCCCGGTGAAGGGCATCGTCCACCGCTACCGCGACCGGCTGCTGCTGAAGCCGGTTCATGCATGCCCGGTCTATTGCCGGTTCTGCTTCCGGCGGGAGATGGTGGGGCCGGGGTCGGAGGCGTTGACGACGGCCGAGCTGGACGCCGCCCTGGCCTACATCGCCGACCACGAGGAGGTGTGGGAGGTGGTGCTGACCGGCGGCGACCCGCTGGTGCTGTCGCCCCGCCGGCTGGGGGAGATCGTGCGGCGGCTGAACGATATACCGCATGTGGGCATTGTGCGCTTCCACACCCGCGTGCCGGTGGTGGACCCCGACCGCGTCACGGCGGAGATGGTGGATGCGCTGAAGGGCGGCCGGGCGGCCACCTGGGTGATGCTGCACTCCAACCATTGGCGGGAGATCACGGATCAGGCCCGCACCGCCATCGGCCGGCTGGTGGATGCCGGCATCCCCATGCTGGCCCAGACCGTGCTGCTGAAGGGCGTCAACGACGATGCGGCGACCCTGACCCGCACTTTCCGCGCCCTGGTCCAGGCGCGGGTGAAGCCGCACTACCTGCACCATGGCGACCTGGCCAAGGGAACGGCGCAGTTCCGGACCAGCGTGGCGGAGGGCCGGGCGCTGATGCGGGAGCTGCGCGGCGATGTCTCCGGCCTGTGCCAGCCCACCTATGTGCTGGACATCCCCGGCGGCCATGGAAAAGTGCCGCTGACGCCGGACTACCTGGAGCCGGGCGCGGAGCCCGACGCCTGGACCGTCACCGATCCCAGGGGCGGGCGGCACCCCTACCGGGGCTGAGCCGCCACGGCCTCTGGCCGTAAATCAG comes from the Indioceanicola profundi genome and includes:
- a CDS encoding c-type cytochrome — translated: MGGPPPARRKPVRLSARRVLAGLTLLATGLAAAGSLAQHAPIPPAGKVEPSGRGPTEPDLMNGQYVMTSGGSAGHKGACLYCHGALGEGDGASAVPRLAGLPTGYLRKQMHGYARGTRPNEAMTPIAMALTEAEILDVSAYFEAQTPPFPPPPPAPPEMLEQARRLALEGDPQRGLRPCAACHGQEGEGAPPAIPYLAGQWASVIEGQLMLWRNGVRNNDPLNSMRRAALLLTYEEIQALSLYYAGLRGGDAPLRGDGPG
- a CDS encoding lysine-2,3-aminomutase-like protein; its protein translation is MPRDKAPIPRTLRTPAQLEAAGLVRPDALPELERVAESFAVAVTPAMAELIDPTDPADPIARQFVPTGAELDVRPEEMDDPIGDDPHSPVKGIVHRYRDRLLLKPVHACPVYCRFCFRREMVGPGSEALTTAELDAALAYIADHEEVWEVVLTGGDPLVLSPRRLGEIVRRLNDIPHVGIVRFHTRVPVVDPDRVTAEMVDALKGGRAATWVMLHSNHWREITDQARTAIGRLVDAGIPMLAQTVLLKGVNDDAATLTRTFRALVQARVKPHYLHHGDLAKGTAQFRTSVAEGRALMRELRGDVSGLCQPTYVLDIPGGHGKVPLTPDYLEPGAEPDAWTVTDPRGGRHPYRG
- a CDS encoding PA2169 family four-helix-bundle protein — encoded protein: MDLDAVVDALNDLIRAAEDTHLALQRGEEDLEDPDLKALCAALADRRGSMIRDMQERVVAIGGAPDATGTLLGGARRMVAEFGVAIGARGADDILEGLERSQQDFLEQLTAARAGDLPDEVGAELDRYAECVIEDRNRLTRARATGKLAAGQA